A DNA window from Drosophila virilis strain 15010-1051.87 chromosome 4, Dvir_AGI_RSII-ME, whole genome shotgun sequence contains the following coding sequences:
- the LOC6628801 gene encoding uncharacterized protein, translated as MFQKRIIELFTLLFYWMVITPAIYQYCKTQNWIRWDLNIPFQSFSDHATFALCLLAGYVTFYRIVIFIYMKLKVCDVKMWHKLKKTQEDPESQLKDKSHYQAVSTENLDTVDGGPPTTMPKVIRTISHPLLVESDLARIHIKHETRPLRSATLPRQPQQTTISSPTPSLRCAPPVPNTPPRTPGMARKLSHGIIMSPDVLMGTSQQLRPTMVKT; from the coding sequence atgtttcaaaaaaGGATTATCGAATTGTTTACGCTGCTCTTTTACTGGATGGTTATCACGCCAGccatatatcaatattgcaAGACCCAGAATTGGATACGTTGGGATCTAAATATACCATTTCAATCGTTCTCGGATCATGCCACATTCGCGCTTTGCCTGCTCGCTGGCTATGTGACCTTTTATCgcattgttatttttatcTACATGAAGCTAAAAGTGTGCGATGTTAAAATGTGGCATAAGCTAAAGAAAACACAAGAGGATCCCGAATCGCAGCTAAAGGATAAATCACATTATCAAGCTGTATCTACGGAGAATCTGGACACGGTTGATGGCGGACCACCAACTACCATGCCGAAAGTCATACGCACCATAAGCCACCCACTGCTGGTGGAGAGCGATTTGGCGCGTATTCACATCAAACACGAGACGCGTCCGCTGCGTAGCGCCACATTGCCCAGACAACCGCAGCAGACAACCATCTCTAGTCCCACGCCCAGTTTGCGGTGTGCACCGCCTGTGCCCAACACGCCGCCCCGCACACCGGGAATGGCCCGCAAGCTGAGCCATGGCATCATCATGTCACCTGATGTCCTAATGGGCACCTCACAGCAGCTGAGACCAACCATGGTGAAGACATAG
- the LOC6628800 gene encoding uncharacterized protein: MAAAAAIPELFISHATIQLRQPSSVAPPRVYEWRTQVTGQTQQAQEAPVERIRQSGSTAATATAKATPTYTPPRIQGNEAKRKNLPQTLCNFFEAERHDSAWNRVTK, encoded by the coding sequence atggcagccgcagcagcaattCCGGAGCTTTTCATCAGCCATGCCACCATACAGCTGAGGCAGCCATCAAGTGTGGCGCCACCGCGAGTCTACGAGTGGCGCACGCAGGTCACGGGTCAGACGCAGCAGGCGCAGGAAGCGCCAGTCGAGCGCATTAGGCAAAGCggcagcacagcagcaacagcaacagcaaaagccacgcccacatatACGCCTCCGCGCATTCAGGGCAATGAGGCGAAACGCAAGAATCTGCCACAAACGCTTTGCAACTTCTTCGAGGCGGAGCGCCACGACAGCGCCTGGAATCGCGTGACTAAGTGA